Proteins from a single region of Catenulispora acidiphila DSM 44928:
- a CDS encoding YhaN family protein, with translation MRLDRLDLVKYGRFTDHVLDFSAPGVHLVVGPNEAGKSTMRNAVTDLLYGIPARTTYGYLHGMQDLRIGALLRAGDGSELEIVRLKKIKDPLRTVGDEVLDPRELQSILAGVTKDDFTDVFAIDHEELRTGGAALLAGKGDLAKALFESRSSAQLTTLLARLREEHSQLYVPRGRIPVLNAAIGPDGSLSQARRELDEQILRPETYRESERAVDDATKQYEGISEDLKRARTEQSRLTRIRQAYAGMEQRRQLLEERAQLLAAGPLVAGDVGYRYDTLRSERKEAETILQGFVDDVREVEDELREQSPDLAVLAVAETIAVLHADANGVEKAEKAGLKAARSADELRGQASSRLAKLRAGVSGDSEVETVAPTLRARVGELMNEQTVLATELGAARKQVKSRGRALDAELAKLPADAKLVDRAPLAAVVKAVPSSLSGQILALEKQYTAAQAKLAKARKRNARFALPEDVGDLTVPSVEEIAAYRKRIDDTDKAVARCGERVALRTTELTGHRRDLENFLRQDPPPSETDLAASRAHRQELWGQLHSGLVDPPSASTAPLPVSEYETAVAASDETVDRMRRDAQRMAERSQLEEAVEKTEHLLSEVQKEHEVAVEDRQALETGWNELWTPSDLPAPAVEAATDLLAALQILREQIDERDALLLTLDSDRAAANAHATRLREALADAGFAVPPESASLDELIEAASAFHATLAETAKKRSRITAAAENLRNELTDAQSEVTRLETELADWDEKWKRLLADNQLTGTPAQVAASLSELDEIARLHADALRFQEQADEADIQVSAFTSRLDQALADAGQPPLTTPDRRYAVVRSLKDYLDRQSASQDQITRLTDRLATLRGKLESARNNRAEADQNVAAVLAEDSMHHEHELVEAIERTDAIRDLDKQLKAVENSLAGAGVGIAQLEQEVSDHDPDELTALIADLDARILQLEGDLGTRAAELARCKNTLEQMNGSDAAAIAADAVEEQRSGIVHHAHDYLRLRLAEQILLKSIETYRQENQAPVLRRAQHIFARITHDEYPELVDDTDVDGKAVLRARRGSGPLVDVEDMSEGTRDQLYLALRLASLDRYADEGRAMPLLLDDVLMTFDDGRTGAGLSLLDEMADRFQVIVFTHHEHIGRIAQDALAAGRIHVHDLIPASEC, from the coding sequence ATGAGGCTGGATCGCCTGGATCTGGTGAAGTACGGACGGTTCACCGACCACGTCCTCGACTTCTCCGCTCCGGGAGTACACCTGGTCGTCGGCCCGAACGAGGCCGGCAAGTCGACGATGCGCAACGCCGTCACCGATCTCCTGTACGGCATACCGGCTCGCACGACTTACGGCTATCTGCATGGCATGCAGGATCTGCGGATCGGCGCTTTGCTCCGCGCCGGTGACGGCAGCGAGCTCGAGATCGTGCGCCTGAAGAAGATCAAAGATCCTCTGCGTACCGTCGGCGACGAGGTTCTCGACCCCCGGGAACTTCAGTCGATCCTGGCCGGTGTGACGAAGGACGACTTCACCGATGTGTTCGCGATCGACCACGAGGAGCTGCGCACCGGCGGAGCCGCGCTGCTCGCGGGCAAGGGCGATCTGGCCAAGGCGTTGTTTGAGAGCCGGTCGAGCGCTCAGCTGACGACGTTGCTGGCTCGTCTGAGGGAGGAGCACAGCCAGCTATACGTACCGCGTGGCAGGATTCCCGTCCTCAACGCCGCCATCGGCCCCGACGGGTCCCTGTCGCAAGCGCGCCGGGAGCTGGACGAACAGATCCTGCGGCCTGAAACCTACCGGGAGTCAGAACGCGCCGTCGATGATGCGACGAAGCAGTACGAGGGGATCAGCGAGGATCTGAAGCGGGCCCGTACCGAACAGTCGCGGCTGACCCGCATCAGACAGGCCTACGCGGGGATGGAGCAGCGCAGGCAGTTGCTAGAGGAGCGCGCTCAGCTGCTGGCTGCGGGACCGCTGGTCGCGGGGGACGTCGGCTATCGGTACGACACGTTGCGCTCGGAGCGGAAAGAGGCCGAGACCATACTCCAAGGCTTCGTAGACGATGTTCGGGAGGTCGAGGACGAGCTCCGCGAACAGAGTCCGGACCTCGCAGTGCTGGCAGTGGCCGAAACGATTGCGGTGCTTCATGCAGATGCCAATGGGGTCGAGAAGGCGGAGAAGGCAGGGCTGAAGGCAGCGCGTTCAGCCGACGAACTGCGCGGCCAGGCATCATCGAGGCTTGCAAAGCTGCGGGCCGGCGTCAGCGGTGATTCAGAGGTCGAGACAGTAGCGCCGACCTTGCGTGCGCGGGTAGGCGAGCTGATGAACGAGCAGACGGTCCTGGCGACCGAACTGGGTGCCGCGCGTAAGCAGGTGAAGAGCAGGGGCCGGGCCCTGGACGCGGAGTTGGCAAAGCTTCCGGCGGACGCCAAACTGGTCGATCGTGCGCCACTGGCGGCCGTCGTCAAGGCCGTACCCTCATCTTTGTCGGGCCAGATCCTGGCCTTGGAGAAGCAGTACACGGCCGCACAAGCGAAACTTGCGAAGGCACGCAAGCGCAATGCGCGGTTCGCCCTGCCCGAAGATGTCGGCGATCTGACGGTACCCAGCGTCGAGGAGATCGCAGCGTACAGGAAGCGCATCGACGACACTGACAAGGCTGTGGCCCGCTGTGGAGAGCGAGTAGCGCTTCGCACCACCGAGCTCACCGGGCACCGCCGCGATCTAGAAAACTTCCTACGCCAGGATCCGCCTCCAAGCGAGACAGATCTCGCGGCCAGTCGTGCACACAGGCAGGAGCTCTGGGGACAACTACACTCCGGGCTCGTCGATCCTCCGTCGGCGAGTACTGCTCCGCTGCCAGTCAGCGAATACGAGACGGCTGTGGCAGCCAGTGATGAGACCGTCGACCGGATGCGCCGCGACGCTCAGCGGATGGCCGAGCGCTCGCAGCTCGAAGAGGCGGTCGAAAAGACCGAACACCTTCTCTCCGAGGTGCAGAAGGAACACGAGGTCGCGGTCGAGGACAGACAGGCCCTTGAGACGGGATGGAACGAGCTCTGGACTCCCAGCGATCTACCCGCTCCCGCAGTCGAAGCGGCTACCGATCTACTCGCAGCCTTACAGATACTGCGCGAGCAGATCGATGAACGTGACGCCCTGCTTCTAACTCTCGACTCTGATCGTGCCGCTGCCAACGCCCATGCGACGCGCTTGCGTGAGGCGCTTGCGGACGCTGGCTTTGCCGTCCCTCCGGAGTCAGCGTCCCTCGACGAACTGATCGAAGCAGCCAGCGCCTTTCATGCGACTCTCGCCGAGACGGCAAAGAAGCGGTCCAGGATCACCGCGGCCGCAGAGAACCTCCGCAACGAACTCACCGACGCGCAGTCAGAGGTCACGAGGCTGGAAACCGAACTCGCGGACTGGGACGAGAAATGGAAGCGGCTGCTCGCCGACAACCAGCTCACCGGCACCCCAGCCCAGGTGGCCGCGTCTCTCAGCGAGCTCGACGAGATAGCTCGCCTCCACGCAGACGCACTTCGCTTCCAGGAGCAGGCCGACGAAGCCGACATCCAAGTCTCTGCATTCACTTCAAGACTCGACCAAGCCCTCGCAGACGCCGGCCAGCCGCCCCTCACCACACCAGACCGCCGATACGCCGTGGTGCGAAGCCTCAAGGATTACCTCGACCGCCAGAGCGCGTCGCAGGACCAGATCACCCGGCTGACGGATCGGCTCGCCACGCTGCGCGGCAAGCTGGAAAGCGCGCGGAACAACCGTGCCGAGGCGGACCAGAACGTCGCCGCGGTGCTCGCTGAGGACTCGATGCACCATGAGCATGAGCTAGTGGAAGCGATCGAACGCACGGACGCGATCCGGGACCTCGATAAGCAGCTCAAAGCCGTTGAGAACTCCCTCGCAGGGGCCGGCGTCGGCATCGCTCAACTCGAGCAGGAAGTATCAGACCACGATCCCGACGAGCTCACGGCTCTCATCGCCGATCTCGATGCGCGGATCCTTCAGCTGGAAGGCGATCTCGGCACGAGGGCTGCCGAACTCGCGCGTTGTAAGAACACATTGGAACAGATGAACGGCTCCGACGCCGCGGCGATCGCAGCAGATGCCGTGGAAGAGCAGCGCTCTGGCATCGTGCACCACGCCCACGACTACCTGCGACTGCGCCTCGCCGAGCAGATCCTCCTAAAAAGCATCGAGACCTACCGCCAAGAGAATCAGGCCCCAGTCCTGCGCAGAGCCCAGCACATCTTCGCCCGGATCACTCACGACGAGTATCCCGAACTGGTCGACGACACTGACGTGGACGGCAAGGCCGTGCTACGAGCCCGTCGCGGGTCCGGACCGCTCGTAGACGTGGAGGACATGAGCGAGGGCACGCGCGACCAGCTCTACTTGGCGCTGCGCCTAGCGTCACTCGACCGCTACGCCGACGAAGGCCGCGCCATGCCGCTACTGCTGGACGACGTGTTGATGACGTTCGACGATGGACGCACCGGCGCCGGTCTGAGCCTGCTCGATGAGATGGCGGACCGGTTTCAGGTCATCGTGTTCACCCATCATGAACACATCGGCCGGATCGCCCAGGACGCGCTGGCAGCAGGGCGGATTCATGTCCACGACCTCATCCCGGCTTCCGAATGCTGA
- a CDS encoding AAA family ATPase, which yields MYLKRVTLKNIRGFHGDRRVDLDLTRPDRSYAGWTVLAGRNGSGKTTLLRAIALAIAGPTAASRLIPDFEDWVSHRTSGGTATVELVPDPAVDLFGTHSLPDLQTYYSEQTDPLLTGLAWMWTQPIADRSGKQVRRRQLALTAVDPESSERNQLGPWIDLPAGWFCAGYGPFRRLMGGAADVQRLMQSDDKVARLAGLFFEDASLAEGVSWLIDQHLRTLEKREGALELRTAALAILGDGLLPDDYQIMDVDSDGLWIEHGGSRFPLREMSDGYRSVAALVVDILKQLWAVYGEIIIDDSGGKPVIRQPGIILIDEVDAHLHVSWQKRIGGWLKTHFPAIQFIVTTHSPYICQAADPGGLIRLPGPDERRGAEIVAPELYDRIVFGSGEDVVLSDLFGLDTPYSEQADAVRAELVALEREVVTGRASAEQIERHRELTILLTSSPSARVEEVAARLYERSQADS from the coding sequence ATGTACCTCAAGCGCGTGACACTGAAGAACATCCGAGGGTTTCACGGCGACCGCCGGGTGGACTTGGATCTGACGCGTCCCGACCGCTCCTACGCCGGCTGGACGGTCTTGGCTGGGCGGAATGGATCGGGCAAGACAACGCTGCTCCGTGCCATCGCTCTCGCGATAGCCGGACCGACTGCCGCGTCACGTCTGATCCCCGACTTCGAGGACTGGGTCAGCCACAGGACATCCGGTGGTACTGCCACGGTCGAGCTGGTGCCCGATCCGGCCGTCGACTTGTTCGGAACGCACTCGCTGCCGGACCTTCAGACGTATTACTCGGAGCAGACCGATCCGCTTCTCACAGGACTAGCATGGATGTGGACACAGCCGATTGCAGACCGCAGCGGTAAGCAGGTTCGAAGGCGGCAGCTCGCTCTCACGGCCGTCGATCCAGAATCCAGCGAGAGGAACCAGCTCGGCCCCTGGATCGATCTCCCAGCGGGCTGGTTCTGTGCCGGGTATGGACCATTCCGCCGGCTGATGGGGGGCGCAGCCGACGTTCAGCGCCTCATGCAAAGTGATGACAAGGTCGCTCGACTCGCGGGTCTGTTCTTCGAAGATGCATCCCTTGCTGAAGGCGTCAGCTGGCTGATTGACCAACATCTGCGCACCTTGGAGAAGCGAGAGGGCGCGCTGGAGCTGCGGACTGCGGCTCTGGCGATCCTCGGTGACGGCCTTCTGCCGGACGACTACCAGATTATGGACGTCGACTCCGACGGGCTGTGGATCGAGCACGGGGGAAGCCGTTTTCCCCTGCGCGAGATGAGCGACGGCTATCGATCGGTGGCCGCGCTCGTCGTGGACATCCTCAAGCAACTGTGGGCCGTCTACGGGGAAATCATCATCGATGACTCCGGCGGCAAGCCGGTTATCCGGCAACCGGGCATCATCCTCATCGACGAGGTAGACGCTCATCTCCACGTGTCGTGGCAGAAGCGAATCGGCGGGTGGCTCAAAACACACTTCCCGGCGATCCAGTTCATCGTCACCACCCACAGTCCCTACATCTGCCAAGCTGCCGACCCAGGCGGATTGATCCGCCTGCCGGGTCCCGACGAGCGCCGCGGAGCCGAGATCGTCGCGCCGGAGCTGTACGACCGCATCGTCTTCGGGTCCGGCGAGGACGTAGTGCTATCCGATCTGTTCGGGTTGGACACCCCCTACTCCGAACAGGCTGACGCGGTTAGAGCCGAACTCGTCGCCCTCGAAAGAGAGGTCGTCACAGGTCGGGCCAGTGCGGAGCAGATCGAACGCCACCGCGAACTCACCATCCTGTTGACCAGTTCACCGAGCGCCCGAGTCGAGGAAGTCGCCGCGCGCCTGTACGAGCGTTCACAGGCGGATTCGTGA
- a CDS encoding TIGR02677 family protein, producing the protein MPEPDNSAQSSVQAAAFGLDALAVGDRFKLFNFTRRGDHYLWILRAMDRLREVRVPQAHSDDVARALVELSVDYPDAPRTVDNLRACLDQLADENEDRVLHRLEDAARTGSLAGYRNRQSVYQFSDLGYSAYLAVEAVLGARFEDANLSRLIVSDILRDLNDLAKANREGNGPEVARRLRSLDAAVEDMARRSARFHLALGEIMRSSDASPEKFLEFKRALLVHMNDFMAELDRYLPRLSEAVAAVEATGIATLLNRAAEADDRPFMRIDALIEDWRRRWFAARAWFAPDEAGRVPRTEQLREVTGTAVSSVLALLRQITETQRRGVNRGTELRHLAAWVFDCPDDQAAHALMAAAFNVRSARHLGGVHEDEELIPDASTWWQAPGVEVSVSLFRKGRAPKASPPQKVAERNAVRAALREKQRADRAAERAATERLVAEGPHDIALDEEQVGVLLKLLTRALESRTVVAGRLVGSSCATDVAVLRLSPSPTGSTVRTPTGTLYLAGFQVEIKPARDGRILGANVTEGSV; encoded by the coding sequence ATGCCCGAACCCGACAACTCGGCTCAGTCGTCTGTCCAGGCCGCCGCGTTCGGACTTGACGCACTGGCGGTTGGCGACCGGTTCAAGCTCTTCAATTTCACTCGCCGGGGCGATCACTATCTGTGGATCTTGCGGGCCATGGACCGCCTGCGGGAAGTTCGAGTTCCCCAAGCCCATAGCGATGACGTCGCCCGTGCGCTTGTCGAACTTTCGGTCGACTATCCCGATGCTCCGCGAACCGTCGATAACCTCCGGGCCTGTCTCGACCAGCTCGCAGACGAGAACGAGGACCGAGTCTTACACCGGCTGGAGGATGCGGCCCGTACCGGTTCGCTCGCCGGCTATCGAAACCGGCAGTCGGTTTACCAGTTCTCCGACCTGGGGTACTCGGCATACCTAGCGGTCGAGGCGGTCTTGGGCGCCCGGTTCGAGGACGCGAACCTGTCCCGGCTCATTGTCTCGGACATCCTGCGCGACCTGAACGACCTCGCGAAGGCCAACCGCGAAGGCAACGGTCCCGAGGTCGCACGCCGTCTGCGTTCTCTCGACGCCGCAGTAGAGGACATGGCTCGGCGCTCGGCGCGATTCCACCTGGCGCTCGGCGAGATCATGCGTTCCTCGGACGCCAGCCCGGAGAAGTTCCTGGAGTTCAAGAGGGCGCTTCTTGTCCATATGAACGATTTCATGGCAGAGCTGGACCGGTACTTGCCGCGCCTGTCAGAGGCAGTGGCGGCTGTGGAGGCCACCGGGATCGCGACGCTGTTGAACCGAGCCGCGGAGGCCGACGACCGGCCGTTCATGCGTATCGACGCCCTGATCGAGGACTGGCGGCGGCGCTGGTTCGCGGCACGAGCGTGGTTCGCGCCGGACGAGGCCGGCAGGGTGCCGCGTACTGAACAGTTGCGGGAGGTCACCGGCACGGCGGTGTCCAGCGTGCTGGCTCTCTTGCGTCAGATCACCGAGACGCAGCGTCGAGGGGTGAACCGCGGTACCGAACTACGCCATCTGGCCGCATGGGTGTTTGATTGCCCCGACGATCAGGCAGCGCATGCCCTGATGGCGGCCGCGTTCAATGTGCGTTCGGCGCGGCACCTCGGCGGCGTCCATGAGGACGAGGAGCTGATCCCAGATGCCTCGACATGGTGGCAGGCACCCGGGGTCGAAGTCTCGGTGAGCTTGTTCCGCAAGGGTCGTGCCCCAAAGGCCAGCCCTCCACAGAAGGTCGCCGAGCGGAACGCTGTCCGCGCGGCCCTTCGCGAGAAGCAACGGGCCGATCGCGCCGCCGAGCGTGCGGCGACAGAACGCCTGGTGGCTGAAGGTCCGCACGACATTGCACTCGATGAGGAGCAGGTCGGCGTCCTCCTCAAGCTGCTGACCAGGGCGCTGGAGTCCCGGACGGTCGTCGCCGGACGCCTGGTCGGGTCCAGCTGCGCCACGGATGTCGCTGTGCTGCGGCTGTCGCCGTCGCCAACTGGCAGCACAGTGCGTACACCAACCGGGACCCTGTACTTGGCGGGCTTCCAGGTAGAGATCAAGCCGGCCCGCGATGGCCGAATCCTCGGCGCGAACGTTACGGAAGGCAGTGTCTGA
- a CDS encoding HNH endonuclease family protein: MLADQTSKIEQAVSQIHMAKRLWKDTNVRSTVLTPHVRPALERMAPGIARCMYCGENYGTDIDHYRPKSLWPLHTFDWLNHLLSCSACNSSHKGNRFPLAEDGSPLLIDPTTEDPADHLHLTLATGDYIGLTSRGEATIKTLGLNRGVLVQGRARAVRDTVRLMREWRIAIERQDILLEEIVLNDLRQQPFTAVADALFRQASGIAVMTIFSADLDTLAFLRDPEVLETASRALVGR, encoded by the coding sequence ATGCTGGCCGACCAGACATCAAAGATCGAGCAGGCTGTGTCGCAGATCCATATGGCAAAACGGCTCTGGAAGGACACCAACGTTCGCTCTACCGTGCTCACTCCCCACGTGCGGCCTGCGCTCGAGCGCATGGCCCCCGGGATTGCCCGCTGTATGTACTGCGGCGAGAATTACGGCACCGACATCGACCACTACAGGCCGAAGAGCTTGTGGCCGCTGCACACGTTCGACTGGTTGAACCACCTCTTGTCATGCTCGGCATGCAACAGCAGTCACAAGGGAAACCGATTCCCGCTCGCGGAAGACGGTTCACCCCTCCTGATCGACCCGACGACCGAGGATCCCGCCGATCACCTCCATTTAACCCTTGCCACGGGCGACTACATCGGTCTGACGTCTCGTGGTGAAGCAACGATCAAGACTCTTGGCCTCAACCGCGGAGTCTTGGTTCAAGGCCGTGCTCGCGCTGTACGAGACACAGTGAGGCTCATGCGTGAGTGGCGTATCGCCATCGAGCGCCAAGATATCCTTCTCGAAGAGATAGTTCTTAACGATTTGCGACAGCAGCCCTTCACAGCGGTTGCCGACGCGCTGTTTCGCCAAGCATCCGGGATTGCGGTCATGACAATCTTCAGTGCCGATCTCGACACACTCGCGTTCTTGCGCGATCCAGAGGTACTGGAGACTGCGTCCCGCGCACTCGTCGGGCGGTAG
- a CDS encoding metallophosphoesterase family protein — protein MKLLHAADLHIDSPLHGLEKYPDAPVDMIRAASRRATENLVALALDEQVDAVLLAGDVYDGDWRGYDTGLFFQRQLGILGDAGIQVYLVSGNHDAQSQITKNLRLPNNVHKFDTHQSQSIEDPDVGLVVHGQGYARRDVMENLAADYPRAMPGMFNVGLLHTALTGRAGHTKYAPCSVEELVSRGYGYWALGHVHTREVVFEEPHIVFPGNIQGRSIRETGPKGCTLVTVTDKGSVAVEHRDLDVVRWAHLRVDATSADDLDDVCELVRTQLATERDRSDGRLVAARVTVTGRSAAHAELWRERERLTVEVRSIAVDLGEVWVEKVGPGTSPLDAGAGDGVNDVTDMIAGLLRTAKELGTDEDAVRRFVERDPLWSKLSGDVRGEDRLNSSSAEWCAQLLSEASDLLVSMLQEGSR, from the coding sequence TTGAAGCTGCTCCACGCCGCAGACCTGCATATAGACAGCCCGTTGCACGGCCTGGAGAAGTATCCGGACGCGCCAGTTGACATGATCCGCGCGGCCTCGCGCCGGGCGACAGAGAACCTGGTCGCACTTGCCCTGGACGAGCAAGTGGACGCGGTGCTGCTCGCGGGCGACGTGTACGACGGCGACTGGCGCGGCTATGACACGGGATTGTTCTTTCAACGCCAGCTAGGAATACTTGGGGATGCAGGGATCCAGGTCTATTTGGTCTCCGGAAACCACGACGCTCAAAGCCAAATCACCAAGAACCTTCGCCTCCCGAATAACGTACATAAGTTCGATACCCACCAGAGCCAGAGCATTGAAGACCCCGATGTGGGGCTGGTGGTACACGGGCAGGGCTACGCGCGCCGTGACGTGATGGAGAACCTGGCCGCCGACTATCCCCGGGCAATGCCCGGCATGTTCAACGTGGGTCTACTGCACACTGCTCTCACTGGCCGGGCCGGCCACACCAAATACGCGCCATGCAGTGTCGAGGAACTCGTGTCTCGCGGCTATGGGTACTGGGCCCTCGGGCACGTCCACACTCGCGAGGTGGTCTTCGAGGAGCCGCATATCGTCTTCCCCGGCAACATCCAGGGACGCAGTATCCGCGAGACCGGCCCCAAGGGCTGCACCCTAGTCACCGTGACCGACAAGGGCTCGGTGGCCGTGGAACACCGTGACCTCGACGTGGTGCGGTGGGCTCATCTCCGTGTCGACGCGACGTCCGCCGATGACCTCGACGATGTGTGCGAGCTCGTCCGCACACAACTCGCCACGGAACGCGATCGGAGTGACGGTCGGCTGGTGGCGGCACGGGTGACGGTGACGGGCCGTTCGGCTGCACACGCCGAGCTGTGGCGGGAGCGCGAGCGTCTGACGGTCGAGGTCCGCTCCATTGCGGTGGACCTCGGCGAGGTATGGGTTGAGAAGGTGGGCCCTGGAACGAGCCCGCTGGATGCGGGGGCCGGTGATGGTGTAAATGACGTCACCGACATGATCGCAGGGCTGCTGCGCACCGCGAAGGAGCTCGGCACCGACGAGGACGCGGTACGCAGGTTCGTCGAGAGAGACCCTCTGTGGAGCAAACTCAGCGGTGATGTGCGCGGCGAGGACAGGCTAAACAGCAGTAGCGCCGAATGGTGCGCACAGCTGCTCAGCGAAGCCTCGGATCTGCTGGTCTCGATGCTGCAGGAGGGCTCGCGATGA
- a CDS encoding DUF2398 family protein, with protein MAEHLAAAGVIPSDLGSFQHAVRLVLTNDLITADRPRSGSLDVVLRWADRISVDMQELFAYTLIATARQVRLVRRNDVLDPTQHLIFTSRSGRQFDRRRLAYLCLVLAGFQRSRIEVSLVDIVKAVTPLANAQPSLGFEPTITEHRRAVVDVLDWLTDRGALRLSDGSLDAWAGGDREGDALYDIDHDVCGALFRPPAALQHVASAAQLMEGADGPNKSARREAATRRARRLLIEQPVVYFERCESAVAAALRSPDLAENLARLTGLVVERRAEGVMLADPSGRFTDRIFPLKGGAVNRTAGLILGAIANLLEDPNEARRLPRLPVPTLTEETADLVTRIDSARPLRDDDRPGRPQASVTDAEPNQLGLNAPFLSTAQVATIVDELYVEFGASSFTAIWQGDPTGLARAATRFLADLGLVHEIPGGLLVLPAAARYRNIQGVLPQPAPDGLFPLDFTENKDGTDG; from the coding sequence ATGGCCGAGCACCTTGCCGCAGCAGGAGTCATTCCCAGCGACCTTGGATCCTTCCAGCATGCCGTACGCCTGGTGCTGACCAATGATCTGATCACTGCCGATCGGCCGCGGTCCGGAAGTCTGGACGTGGTGCTTCGGTGGGCCGACCGGATCTCCGTCGATATGCAGGAGCTGTTCGCCTATACCCTCATCGCGACCGCGCGCCAAGTACGGCTGGTTCGTCGAAACGACGTCCTGGACCCGACCCAGCACTTGATATTCACCAGCAGGTCCGGCCGTCAGTTCGACCGGCGGCGCCTGGCCTATCTGTGCCTGGTGCTCGCCGGCTTCCAGCGGTCGCGGATCGAGGTGTCACTCGTGGACATCGTCAAAGCAGTCACCCCATTGGCGAACGCTCAGCCCAGCCTCGGGTTCGAACCGACCATCACCGAACATCGCCGAGCCGTGGTGGACGTCCTGGACTGGTTGACCGATCGAGGGGCACTGCGGCTGTCGGACGGCTCACTGGACGCGTGGGCGGGCGGCGACCGCGAAGGCGACGCCCTGTACGACATCGATCACGATGTATGCGGTGCCTTGTTCCGGCCTCCCGCGGCACTGCAGCATGTGGCCAGCGCGGCGCAGCTCATGGAAGGTGCCGACGGGCCGAACAAGAGCGCCCGGCGGGAAGCCGCCACACGGCGCGCCCGCAGACTCTTGATCGAACAACCTGTCGTTTACTTCGAACGATGCGAATCAGCTGTGGCCGCCGCGCTGCGGTCACCAGATCTGGCGGAGAACCTGGCACGCTTGACCGGTCTGGTGGTCGAGCGTCGAGCCGAAGGCGTCATGCTCGCAGACCCGTCAGGACGCTTCACGGATCGGATCTTCCCGCTGAAGGGCGGCGCGGTGAATCGGACCGCCGGCCTTATTCTGGGCGCGATCGCCAACCTGCTCGAAGACCCCAATGAGGCCCGAAGGCTGCCACGTCTGCCGGTCCCGACCCTCACCGAGGAGACGGCCGACCTAGTCACCCGCATCGACTCCGCACGTCCGCTGCGCGACGACGACCGACCGGGCCGGCCGCAGGCATCAGTTACGGACGCGGAGCCGAATCAGCTAGGCCTGAACGCGCCTTTCCTGTCGACCGCGCAGGTGGCCACCATCGTCGACGAGCTGTACGTCGAGTTCGGCGCATCGTCGTTTACAGCGATCTGGCAGGGCGACCCCACCGGACTCGCTCGGGCTGCCACCAGATTCCTCGCAGACCTGGGACTCGTCCACGAAATCCCCGGTGGACTCCTCGTACTGCCCGCAGCCGCCCGCTACCGAAACATTCAAGGAGTTCTCCCTCAGCCCGCCCCTGACGGATTGTTCCCCCTGGACTTCACCGAGAACAAGGACGGAACCGACGGATGA